A single Anopheles arabiensis isolate DONGOLA chromosome X, AaraD3, whole genome shotgun sequence DNA region contains:
- the LOC120906593 gene encoding uncharacterized protein LOC120906593, giving the protein MYTAVTSFGRLVALALLAVLLALLQCSAPCQASPVMLDKLFGFAAYQPTYSGGGYGGNQYGYYGGGGGSASGTGYGSHHRPTASSVTSHKRQAKGRDYKDICRVVNPAPYALPGRAPYPAAPFCPY; this is encoded by the coding sequence ATGTACACCGCCGTTACCTCGTTCGGGCGGCTAGTGGCGCTGGCCCTGCTGGCTGTCCTGCTCGCTCTGCTACAGTGTTCCGCGCCCTGCCAGGCGTCCCCGGTCATGCTGGACAAGCTGTTCGGCTTTGCGGCCTACCAGCCGACCTACTCCGGCGGTGGCTACGGTGGCAACCAGTACGGCTACtatggcggtggcggcggcagtgCCAGCGGGACCGGGTACGGTAGCCATCATCGCCCGACGGCCAGCTCGGTCACCAGCCACAAGCGGCAGGCGAAGGGGCGCGACTACAAGGACATCTGCCGGGTGGTCAATCCGGCCCCGTACGCGCTGCCCGGGCGGGCACCCTACCCGGCCGCACCCTTCTGCCCGTATTAG
- the LOC120906069 gene encoding protein halfway isoform X2, whose amino-acid sequence MGFARRDAVIAMLLIMGVTVPELPLPAMARIVDDTVAGSNVLFTDAPQLLSQALDHTTPMHMVAVGEPPLPVDAVGGEGGDGGFNPASDHQPGSVDGGSAGRSTESFAATVPMVSSSSPASAPNGHAGSSTQAPPLSTTATPSPIPSAVTTTTGAPVASSSSTLASTTTTTTTTATIAAGAPNVGPAPATATATSNGRSAVPAPPQIECYHAQPELCAERKGDCECSVDPVVPAALYCCNVTDINKAIGCVTNAPETASWKYLHIRNVTVREMALNVSNRYIKTLLSLAITDGTIQRISTSFARFSSPVCLNVSNNNISEIEPRAFRELRNLTMLDLSYNNLSTIPSTNGKFRLDIRGNVGMLCKSLLESLKSGVKFKDPESTFCLTNRTFNWFNSTDSLPLHQLETIQRVQDECPENCTCELDRLNFDLNNTERKTITTRVACTGLGLTKFPDRLPAGTVTLNISNNNITSLEALNTPPYQSLLRLHADDNQISSLSDLEGMDFISRFTLFSIRRNKLKTVQSYIFTKSLDLGSYIFLEGNPMTCDCNAAKGFKNWLLSRKAQVPDHENIFCEGNTNLQQLVTIQESKLCQSQHDWTDYIYYLIATEILLLVALVCKVSYDYWVFKTAGYLPWPANKMPKLPCDCLCE is encoded by the exons ATGGGATTCGCACGAAGGGATGCTGTCATCGCAATGCTGCTTATAATGGGAGTAACCGTGCCGGAGCTGCCCCTACCGGCGATGGCTCGCATCGTGGACGACACGGTGGCCGGCAGCAACGTTCTGTTCACCGACGCACCGCAACTGCTGTCGCAGGCGCTCGATCATACTACGCCGATGCATATGGTCGCCGTCGGTGAGCCACCGCTACCGGTAGATGCTgtgggaggagaaggaggagacgGTGGTTTCAATCCAGCTAGCGATCATCAACCGGGCAGTGTCGATGGTGGTAGCGCCGGCAGATCGACGGAATCGTTTGCCGCAACCGTACCGATGGTATCGAGCAGCTCGCCAGCATCGGCACCGAACGGTCACGCTGGCTCGAGCACACAGGCACCCCCGCTCTCAACGACGGCTACACCATCACCGATACCGTCCGCGGTAACGACGACCACCGGTGCACCGGTCGCTAGCTCTTCGAGCACGCTGGCATCGaccacgacgacaacgacgacgacggcgacaaTCGCTGCCGGTGCACCAAACGTTGGGCCAGCACCCGCCACCGCCACGGCCACTAGCAACGGGCGCTCGGCGGTACCGGCCCCGCCCCAGATCGAATGCTACCACGCCCAGCCGGAGCTGTGCGCCGAGCGCAAGGGTGACTGCGAGTGCAGCGTCGATCCGGTCGTGCCGGCCGCCCTGTACTGCTGCAACGTCACCGACATCAACAAGGCGATCGGGTGCGTGACGAACGCGCCCGAAACGGCCAGCTGGAAGTATCTGCACATCCGCAACGTGACCGTGCGCGAGATGGCGCTGAACGTGTCGAACCGGTACATCAAGACGCTGCTGTCGCTCGCGATCACCGACGGCACGATCCAGCGCAtcagcacgtcgttcgcccgGTTCTCCTCCCCGGTCTGCCTGAACGTGtcgaacaacaacatcagcgaGATCGAGCCGCGCGCCTTCCGCGAGTTGCGCAACCTCACGATGCTCGACCTGTCGTACAACAATCTCTCCACCATACCGTCCACGAACGGGAAGTTTCGGCTCGACATACG CGGAAACGTCGGCATGCTGTGCAAATCGCTGCTCGAATCGCTCAAGAGCGGCGTCAAGTTTAAGGATCCCGAGTCGACGTTCTGCCTGACGAATCGCACCTTCAACTGGTTCAACTCGACCGACAGCCTGCCGCTGCACCAGCTGGAGACGATCCAGCGCGTGCAGGACGAGTGCCCGGAGAACTGCACCTGCGAGCTCGACCGGCTCAACTTCGACCTGAACAACACGGAGCGCAAAACGATTACGACGCGCGTGGCCTGCACCGGGCTCGGGCTGACCAAGTTCCCCGATCGGTTGCCGGCCGGCACGGTGACGCTGAACATCTCCAATAATAAT ATCACCAGCCTGGAGGCGCTCAACACACCACCCTACCAGtcgctgctgcggctgcatGCCGACGACAACCAGATCAGCTCGCTGAGCGACCTGGAAGGGATGGACTTCATCTCGCGCTTCACGCTGTTCTCGATCCGGCGCAACAAGCTGAAAACCGTCCAGTCGTACATCTTCACCAAATCGCTCGACCTCGGCTCGTACATCTTTCTCGAGGGCAACCCGATGACGTGCGACTGCAACGCGGCGAAGGGGTTCAAGAACTGGCTGCTCAGCCGGAAGGCGCAGGTGCCCGACCATGAGAACATCTTCTGCGAGGGCAACACCAACCTGCAGCAGCTGGTGACGATCCAGGAGAGCAAGCTGTGCCAGTCCCAGCACGACTGGACCGACTACATCTACTACCTGATCGCGACCGAgatactgctgctggtcgCGCTCGTCTGCAAGGTGTCGTACGACTACTGGGTGTTCAAGACGGCCGGCTATCTGCCGTGGCCGGCGAACAAAATGCCCAAGCTGCCGTGCGACTGTCTGTGCGAATGA
- the LOC120906069 gene encoding protein halfway isoform X1, protein MMLEPRRYKRGVFYNGSEGGCCDRAANLVRLRYQEQQPLAIVPLEAARTAGRVAMGFARRDAVIAMLLIMGVTVPELPLPAMARIVDDTVAGSNVLFTDAPQLLSQALDHTTPMHMVAVGEPPLPVDAVGGEGGDGGFNPASDHQPGSVDGGSAGRSTESFAATVPMVSSSSPASAPNGHAGSSTQAPPLSTTATPSPIPSAVTTTTGAPVASSSSTLASTTTTTTTTATIAAGAPNVGPAPATATATSNGRSAVPAPPQIECYHAQPELCAERKGDCECSVDPVVPAALYCCNVTDINKAIGCVTNAPETASWKYLHIRNVTVREMALNVSNRYIKTLLSLAITDGTIQRISTSFARFSSPVCLNVSNNNISEIEPRAFRELRNLTMLDLSYNNLSTIPSTNGKFRLDIRGNVGMLCKSLLESLKSGVKFKDPESTFCLTNRTFNWFNSTDSLPLHQLETIQRVQDECPENCTCELDRLNFDLNNTERKTITTRVACTGLGLTKFPDRLPAGTVTLNISNNNITSLEALNTPPYQSLLRLHADDNQISSLSDLEGMDFISRFTLFSIRRNKLKTVQSYIFTKSLDLGSYIFLEGNPMTCDCNAAKGFKNWLLSRKAQVPDHENIFCEGNTNLQQLVTIQESKLCQSQHDWTDYIYYLIATEILLLVALVCKVSYDYWVFKTAGYLPWPANKMPKLPCDCLCE, encoded by the exons ATGATGCTTGAACCTCGGCGCTATAAGCGTGGAGTATTCTATAACGGTAGCGAGGGTGGTTGCTGCGATAGGGCAGCAAATCTTGTGCGCTTAAGATACCAGGAACAACAGCCGTTAGCAATTGTGCCGCTCGAAGCTGCTCGGACAGCAGG CCGCGTTGCGATGGGATTCGCACGAAGGGATGCTGTCATCGCAATGCTGCTTATAATGGGAGTAACCGTGCCGGAGCTGCCCCTACCGGCGATGGCTCGCATCGTGGACGACACGGTGGCCGGCAGCAACGTTCTGTTCACCGACGCACCGCAACTGCTGTCGCAGGCGCTCGATCATACTACGCCGATGCATATGGTCGCCGTCGGTGAGCCACCGCTACCGGTAGATGCTgtgggaggagaaggaggagacgGTGGTTTCAATCCAGCTAGCGATCATCAACCGGGCAGTGTCGATGGTGGTAGCGCCGGCAGATCGACGGAATCGTTTGCCGCAACCGTACCGATGGTATCGAGCAGCTCGCCAGCATCGGCACCGAACGGTCACGCTGGCTCGAGCACACAGGCACCCCCGCTCTCAACGACGGCTACACCATCACCGATACCGTCCGCGGTAACGACGACCACCGGTGCACCGGTCGCTAGCTCTTCGAGCACGCTGGCATCGaccacgacgacaacgacgacgacggcgacaaTCGCTGCCGGTGCACCAAACGTTGGGCCAGCACCCGCCACCGCCACGGCCACTAGCAACGGGCGCTCGGCGGTACCGGCCCCGCCCCAGATCGAATGCTACCACGCCCAGCCGGAGCTGTGCGCCGAGCGCAAGGGTGACTGCGAGTGCAGCGTCGATCCGGTCGTGCCGGCCGCCCTGTACTGCTGCAACGTCACCGACATCAACAAGGCGATCGGGTGCGTGACGAACGCGCCCGAAACGGCCAGCTGGAAGTATCTGCACATCCGCAACGTGACCGTGCGCGAGATGGCGCTGAACGTGTCGAACCGGTACATCAAGACGCTGCTGTCGCTCGCGATCACCGACGGCACGATCCAGCGCAtcagcacgtcgttcgcccgGTTCTCCTCCCCGGTCTGCCTGAACGTGtcgaacaacaacatcagcgaGATCGAGCCGCGCGCCTTCCGCGAGTTGCGCAACCTCACGATGCTCGACCTGTCGTACAACAATCTCTCCACCATACCGTCCACGAACGGGAAGTTTCGGCTCGACATACG CGGAAACGTCGGCATGCTGTGCAAATCGCTGCTCGAATCGCTCAAGAGCGGCGTCAAGTTTAAGGATCCCGAGTCGACGTTCTGCCTGACGAATCGCACCTTCAACTGGTTCAACTCGACCGACAGCCTGCCGCTGCACCAGCTGGAGACGATCCAGCGCGTGCAGGACGAGTGCCCGGAGAACTGCACCTGCGAGCTCGACCGGCTCAACTTCGACCTGAACAACACGGAGCGCAAAACGATTACGACGCGCGTGGCCTGCACCGGGCTCGGGCTGACCAAGTTCCCCGATCGGTTGCCGGCCGGCACGGTGACGCTGAACATCTCCAATAATAAT ATCACCAGCCTGGAGGCGCTCAACACACCACCCTACCAGtcgctgctgcggctgcatGCCGACGACAACCAGATCAGCTCGCTGAGCGACCTGGAAGGGATGGACTTCATCTCGCGCTTCACGCTGTTCTCGATCCGGCGCAACAAGCTGAAAACCGTCCAGTCGTACATCTTCACCAAATCGCTCGACCTCGGCTCGTACATCTTTCTCGAGGGCAACCCGATGACGTGCGACTGCAACGCGGCGAAGGGGTTCAAGAACTGGCTGCTCAGCCGGAAGGCGCAGGTGCCCGACCATGAGAACATCTTCTGCGAGGGCAACACCAACCTGCAGCAGCTGGTGACGATCCAGGAGAGCAAGCTGTGCCAGTCCCAGCACGACTGGACCGACTACATCTACTACCTGATCGCGACCGAgatactgctgctggtcgCGCTCGTCTGCAAGGTGTCGTACGACTACTGGGTGTTCAAGACGGCCGGCTATCTGCCGTGGCCGGCGAACAAAATGCCCAAGCTGCCGTGCGACTGTCTGTGCGAATGA